DNA from Kitasatospora herbaricolor:
TTCCCCGTCCAGGGGCTCGCCGTAGAACTCCCGGGTGGCGGCGTCGAGTCGGGCCAGGTGGAAGTCGAGGCCGGGCGTACGGCCGCCGCGCACCTGCATCGCGGTGAAGTGCCCGTACCCGCCGAGGGCGAGGTACGCGAGGTCGTCCACGGTCGCGGCCAGGCCGTCGACCTCCAGCTTGAGCTGCGGAGCAACAGTCATGACTGCGAGCCTACTTGACGCCTCGGCGGGCCCACGGGACGGCCCTTGCGGTGGACCGGTGCCGAGCACCGGTCCACCGCAAGCGACTCCGCGGGACGCCGTCGGGCCGTGCGCCCCGGCCGGGCTCAGTGGCCGCGCGCGATCCAGTCGGCCAGGCTCGGTGCCTCCGCTCCGACCGAGGTGGAGTCGCCGTGGCCGGTGCGGACCACCGTCTCCGGCGGCAGGGTGAGCAGCCGTTCGCGGATCGAGTCGATGATGGTCGGGAAGTGCGAGAACGAGCGCCCGGTGGCGCCCGGTCCGCCGTGGAACAGGGTGTCGCCGGTGAAGACGGTGCCCAGCTCCGGTGCGTACAGGCAGACGGCGCCCGGAGCGTGGCCGGGTGTGTGCAGGACGGTCAGGGTGGTGCCGGCCACCTCGATCGCCTGGCCGTCGGCGAGTTCGCCGTCGGGGAGCCGCTCGGGGTGGGTGAGCTTCCACAGCGGCAGGTCGTCGGGGTGCAGCAGGACCGGCGCACCCGTACGGGCGGCCAGGGCCGGGGCCGCGTCGATGTGGTCGTTGTGGGCGTGGGTGCTGACGATGGCGACCAGCCGGCGGTCGCCGAGCGCGCCGGCGATGGCGTCGGCGTCGTGGGCGGCGTCGATCACCACCGCCTCGGTGTCGTCCCCGAC
Protein-coding regions in this window:
- a CDS encoding MBL fold metallo-hydrolase, which translates into the protein MSAARIEHLVTSGTFELDGGSWEVDNNVWIVGDDTEAVVIDAAHDADAIAGALGDRRLVAIVSTHAHNDHIDAAPALAARTGAPVLLHPDDLPLWKLTHPERLPDGELADGQAIEVAGTTLTVLHTPGHAPGAVCLYAPELGTVFTGDTLFHGGPGATGRSFSHFPTIIDSIRERLLTLPPETVVRTGHGDSTSVGAEAPSLADWIARGH